One segment of Radiobacillus kanasensis DNA contains the following:
- a CDS encoding zinc metallopeptidase: MGLGGYLIYIALLIVIPLWAQSKVKSTYKKYSKVATSSYMTGAQVARKILDDNGLYNVSIEETRGVLSDHYDPRKKVVRLSSGNYHGQSMASSAIAAHEVGHAIQDAEAYAFLRFRHALVPVANLGSNFSFILIIAGAVLGAMNLVLAGIIFMSFAVLFQLVTLPVEFNASNRAMAQLVSSGVIRNNEERETKKVLNAAALTYVAAALVALAELIRFVLMFLVPQDD, translated from the coding sequence ATGGGATTAGGTGGTTATTTGATTTATATAGCTCTTTTGATTGTGATTCCCCTATGGGCTCAATCCAAGGTAAAGAGCACGTATAAAAAGTATTCAAAGGTTGCCACTTCGTCATATATGACAGGCGCACAAGTTGCTCGAAAAATTCTAGATGATAATGGATTGTATAATGTGTCCATTGAAGAAACAAGAGGAGTACTTTCGGATCATTATGATCCAAGAAAGAAAGTAGTTCGTTTATCCTCTGGAAATTATCACGGACAATCAATGGCTTCTTCTGCTATCGCGGCTCACGAAGTTGGACATGCGATACAAGATGCAGAAGCATATGCATTCCTTCGATTTAGACATGCTTTAGTACCAGTTGCAAATCTAGGATCTAACTTCTCGTTTATCCTTATTATCGCTGGTGCAGTATTAGGAGCTATGAACTTAGTACTAGCAGGGATTATCTTTATGTCCTTTGCGGTATTGTTCCAGCTTGTTACGTTACCGGTGGAGTTCAATGCATCCAACCGTGCCATGGCACAACTAGTGTCAAGTGGGGTAATCCGAAATAACGAAGAGCGTGAAACGAAGAAGGTATTAAATGCAGCAGCTCTTACTTACGTAGCTGCAGCGCTAGTAGCTCTAGCAGAATTGATTCGCTTTGTTCTTATGTTTTTAGTACCACAAGATGATTAA
- a CDS encoding nucleotide pyrophosphohydrolase, translating into MIEKPNTPIYDTYEIQKRVDAYISQFKEGYFSPLAMVARLTEEVGEIAREVNHFYGEKPKKASEKENTIEEELGDLIFVLASFANSLDIDLSDSFHRAITKIETRDKDRWTKK; encoded by the coding sequence ATGATAGAGAAACCGAATACGCCAATTTATGATACCTATGAGATACAGAAAAGGGTCGATGCCTACATATCCCAGTTTAAAGAGGGTTATTTTTCTCCATTAGCTATGGTCGCTCGCTTAACCGAGGAAGTAGGAGAAATAGCCCGTGAGGTCAATCATTTTTATGGAGAGAAGCCTAAAAAGGCAAGCGAAAAGGAGAATACAATCGAAGAAGAATTGGGTGATCTTATATTTGTACTTGCTTCATTCGCCAATTCTTTAGACATCGATTTATCCGATTCCTTTCATAGAGCGATAACGAAGATCGAAACAAGAGACAAAGATAGATGGACGAAGAAGTAG
- a CDS encoding YitT family protein, with product MIFGLRLKNIFFILLGSAIFSFGIVHFNMQNNLGEGGFTGITLLFYFLWGWDPAISNIVLNIPTFAVGWRFLGRNMFLYTVIGTLAVSAFLWIFQQHTYQLHLQSDMTLVALFAGVTIGIGLGIIFRYGGTTGGVDIIARIVHKYAGWSMGKTMFLFDAVVIATSIIAYLELVEGMYTLVAVYIGARVIDFIQEGAYTARGATIISGKSNEIADKIIQDMERGVTVLQGRGRYTGENRDVLYCVVGRNEIFRLKNIINSVDPHAFVAVSSVHDVLGEGFTLDENKNPISH from the coding sequence ATGATTTTTGGTTTACGTCTTAAAAATATCTTTTTTATACTGCTCGGTTCCGCTATTTTCTCATTTGGAATTGTCCATTTTAACATGCAAAATAATCTTGGAGAAGGTGGGTTTACAGGGATCACTCTTTTATTTTATTTTTTGTGGGGATGGGATCCTGCCATCTCTAACATCGTCTTAAATATCCCTACCTTTGCTGTAGGCTGGAGGTTTTTAGGTCGGAACATGTTCTTATATACGGTTATTGGGACACTAGCCGTTTCCGCCTTTCTTTGGATCTTTCAGCAACATACCTATCAATTACATTTACAATCTGATATGACATTGGTTGCCCTGTTTGCTGGTGTAACAATTGGAATTGGACTTGGGATTATTTTTCGGTATGGTGGAACGACTGGTGGGGTCGATATCATTGCGAGAATTGTCCATAAATATGCAGGATGGAGCATGGGAAAAACCATGTTTCTCTTTGACGCGGTGGTTATTGCAACTTCTATCATAGCGTATTTAGAATTAGTGGAAGGAATGTACACACTAGTTGCTGTCTACATTGGAGCGAGAGTTATTGATTTCATTCAAGAAGGTGCCTATACCGCTCGTGGTGCCACGATTATTTCCGGAAAAAGTAATGAAATAGCTGATAAAATCATTCAAGATATGGAACGGGGAGTTACGGTATTACAAGGACGAGGTCGATATACAGGAGAAAACCGAGATGTCTTATATTGTGTGGTTGGTAGAAATGAGATTTTCCGGTTGAAAAACATTATAAACTCCGTCGATCCACATGCTTTTGTAGCTGTATCGTCTGTTCATGATGTATTAGGAGAAGGGTTTACGTTAGACGAAAATAAAAATCCAATATCGCATTAA